One Drosophila teissieri strain GT53w chromosome X, Prin_Dtei_1.1, whole genome shotgun sequence genomic window, TTATACAAATCTAGATGTTTTGGTTGGCCTCCTAGACTAACTAAATTCTATTctgcaaaacataaaaacattgAAACACGATTTAAGAGATTAAATGGCACAGCACAGCATTACACAACACACACTCGATACACACAgtacacacaacacacacacacacacacagccccTAGTACGCAAGTAcacccaaaaaagaaaatgtaaacgTGCATTCTGAGTGACAAACCGAAAACcctgaataaaattaaaaaatcattacaaaatgtacatatatgttgAAATTGAGATATACACATTTTGATAGTGCCTCTGTGCCTCTAGTGCAGCATGCCGCATCCGGAGCACATGCGAATCGGCTGGCGCAAAGCCAGCATGCGATTGCGATCCATGCGATAGATGTGATCCTGCATCAGCTGGTCGGTGTGGCTGCGGATCTCGCTGCGATCCTCGAGCACCTGGCGCAGCTGATCCAAGGCGCGTGCACCATCGACTCCGGGCAGTGCCTCCTCCTTGGCCACCAGACTCATCTCGGCGGTGCCCATATCGGCCATGGCCTCGGAAATCAGATCAATGTCGCTATCAACATTGAAGCACGAGAGGTATTTCTTcttgtcctcgtcctcgtcctcgtcttCGCCTCTATCCTCCACTTCCGATTCTACTTGGATGGGATCTAACTCATCCTCTTCTTGAGTGTCAGTAGTTTCGATGACCTTCACGATGCATCCCTTTTCAGTGGCCTCCTCGTAGCTCTCCAAGCAGTAAGCACCCCTCGGGGGCGTCGGCTGTTCCGTTTCCATTACCACGAAGCCCTGGGTAACGAGAAAGTAGGGCGTCTTAGGCTCGACAGCTTCAAGCGATGCCTCTTCCAGGGACTCAGCGCCTTGGCAAACATTCCTTTCGCACTCCAGCTGGATTTCCTTCAGCATATTGACGGCCCCCGCCTTGCCGCGGCTGTACTTGCCCACGAACAGCGGTGGTGTGATGGAACTGGTGTGCTGCGGCTGTGGAGTGCCGAATCGACCTATGTAGTTGACGAACCACAGCTCCGAAAGACTGCCCGGCTTGAAGACGCAGCCGGCTTCGAATCCCCGGGGCAAGAAACGCTTGGGCAGAAAGATGGGGCGATTGACGCCCTCACAGATGGGGAAGACATCGCTGGGCAGCTGGAACTTGGGGAACTCCTCATCGCCCATGGTGGCGAGTGCCACGGAGGGAACGTGCGGATGGTTTACAGTGGACAGCATGGCCACCGTTAGGTTGCGCTGGTGCGGCATGAGCATCAGGACATTGGACAGATCCGGGGTGTATATGTTGTACTGCACCGGGTCATGGTGATATGGATAAGGCGACGGTGGACTCGGCGGAGCCGGAATGTTGTAGACCATCGACAAGGTGAAGTCAGGGCGAAGCATTAACTCCAGGGGGTGTTCCTTTGGGAAAAGGGTATTGTAGGGATGCATCCCATAGACCACTGCGTCCTGGCTGGCCGGGAACTCGCCCACGTTGTCCAGGAAACTCTCGACCTCCGAAGGCAGCTTGACATACAGGCTGCGCAGACCGATGAACAGCGGCGGCGTTGGACCCTTGTGATCCTTGGGAACCGAGGACATCAGGTCGATGGGATAGGAACGCCGTGGAAGGACACCTGGGCCAAAAACCCCTCCGGCTTCAAAGCCCATGGGCAACATCACCGTGGGCAAGAAGACGATCTTGTCCAGCGGAGCCGCGCCCGGGAACAGGGAAGCCGGCACCTCGAAGCAGGGCGTCTGGAAGCCCTCGAAGTATTCGGCTGCCTGCTTGTCGTGCTTATGGACATCGAGATAGAGCCGGGCCACCACAATGCGGTTGGGGCTCTGGTAGAACATCTTCGGCATGACCAGGTTGAACAGATAGGGCAAGTACGAGGTCTTCTTCAAGTCCACCACCTGGGTCTCATCGCGATGCACCGCCTGCATTTGCAGCATTGCAGTCACCGGCTTTGCTGCAATGTCAGTTGTCAGTTTTAATTCTTTTGTATTCACagattattaataaattttccCATTTGACAGTTGAGGTTGTCAAACaatgagaaaatatttaagccaTCCAGTTTAAGAAAACCACAATGGTAGATGGTCTACGATGAATCCTTAGAGGATTCTGTGGACCAGAATGTTTTGTGTGCTTACCTCTGTTGTTTACGCGTCTgttcattttgatttgatttgacgAACGGCAATGCAAAGTGTTAGCAGTTGGATAACAAAGTATACAAAACCGAATAGTTTTCAGTAGAAATATAATTTGGAAGCCAACCGGTGAGCAGTTTTCAGGTCTGTGAATGTGAAAATTCCCTTGAATACTGAGGATTCGTCTCCGTCGCCCGGCGAAGTCAACTTGACAGTTGAAACAGCACCAACAAAGGCCAACTGGGATCCCTGATTTACGGCTATACAAATTCCAGAATTGTCACCTTTTCGGTTAGTAGAAAATATCATTGAAATttgtgaaaattaaaaacaaatggacGTTGCAACACCTTGCCGATTGCAGCAGGCGCATCAGCGGCAACGGAAGGAGTGGGACAGGATCGGTAGGCGCCTCAAGCTGCTGACGGGCAAGAGGTCCAGCGACCTGCTCCTCCACGATCCGCTCCTGCAGCCACCGTTCGCCGCCCATCCACGCCAGCGGATGAGCGGTTGTCAGCAGCTGCCGATGCCGATGGTCAGGAAGCAGTCCACGCAGATCAGGCGGAATCATCCAAATAGATCGGCTAAATGCCCAGCACCCAATGATCCCTTGGAACTGCTTGTCGTGGGTCAACAGCTGCAAATGCATCGTCCACCGGGTCGACGACATGTGCAGCTCCAGGATCCTGCCTCGTCGTCTCAGCCCCGCCAGCAAATCGAGGAGTACGTCTACTTCTATCCGGTCCACTACTATGAGATGGACCACTGGCCTCCACACGCCAAGCAGGAGCCGAGCCTTGTGGTGGATGCACGTTTTATGGCCGAGCTACTGGATGAGCTGCTCCTGAATGCAGGCAACCCTATTTGACTTGTGCTCCGTTCAAATATAAAAGATTCAAAAATTTGAACTTTACAATGGTTTTTTTATATCATACCTTTCCTAAAAATTTGGTATTATAGATTATCTGTACATAAAAAACGCCCTTTTGTTTGTactttccatttttaaatttattagtttgcatttacaaaaaaaatccgACCATTAAACAAACGATTTGTTACCTAAAATAATAGAGAGACTACACAAGTGTGCGGCAAATTGGGAGCTGGATTTTGCATTTGAGGGTTCATTGCAAAGGAGTCTCAGTTTCGTGGCTACAATATCGGTTGCTTcagtaaaaatatataactatatgtatatacaaagTTTGTGGACTCATTGTGCCTCCATtacaatgtgtgtgtggttgggtAAATGAGGATTGGATGCAGGATTGGGTTAATCGTTTCATACGCTAAGCTAAGCCTAAGTCTTGGTTGCTATAAAACCTATAGGTTAACAATTTTCCTTGTCATtgctatttaatttgtttcgtTGGAGATTGGATGATTGAGTAGTTGCGGTTGGTTTCTTGGTGAAGTGGGGCCCTAGTGCCGTTGGGCGTGTGGCAAGCGAAAGGcacctcgtcctcgtcctcgtcctcggctTGTTAATGCTTCTTGTTGAGTGGGATAACCACGCTTCGATTGGTTTGTCTATATAGCtagtttttggtttcgttATACGTGCTACTCCTGTTCTCCTTGTCCTCATCCTTATCCGCCAGCTGCTCTGCCCCAACGCCCTGATCCacttgctgctggtgttgctgctcctggtcGCTCGTTGCGTGTGTGGCTTCAGTAGTCTCAACCTTGTGCTTCACACTCCAATGCCAATTAGCCTCTTCCTTGCCGCGCACGCTCGCCCTGCTGCTCGTCGGCGGCGTCGACTGCGTGGACTTGTCCGTCTTGCGCTCCAGCTTCAGGTCGAGCTCCACGTCCGAGTCCATTTCGGTCTCGGAGAAGGATAACGAGTTGCCAGCGCGCGGCACCTGAATGCGTCGTCGATCCTGGGAGAAAGAAGTAGTTTAGTAAAagtatagatagatagatatttatatattccaCATACCGTATTCAGCGTGGTCGGCTCCGAGATGTAGCCATCACAGTCTTCGTCCTCGCTGAAGAGTTCCGCCGTATTCACGGCGTAGGTCTCCGGCAGACGGCACACGATCTGCGCCAGATCGATGAACGTGTACTCGTTGAGTGAGGCGTGGTTAACACGCTTGGGGGGCTCCTTGTTGAACCACTGATTGAAGCGGCCCAACCGACCCGCCTTGGCCATGTTCTCAAAGTAGTTCTTGCCAAACACATAGCCCACGTCGCGAATCTCGTCGAAGCTGCCGAAGGCTAGTGTCTTGTACTTATCGATCGGCGGCCGAATATACTCGCAGTAGTCGGAGTTCTTGACCTCCTATAAAATATGGTATATTAAGTAAAACTCGAAACCCTCAGTTGGATTTCAGGGGAATTTCGTACCTCCAGTTGGCGCACACAGGACACATAGGCCAGTCGGGATTGGATGTCCGGCAGGTCGGGCACCTTCACTGGCGACGTGAAGGGATTCCATTTCTTGTAGAGCAGCCACCAGCCGCTCAGGTCGTCGCCGTAGTTGGTTAGGTCAGTGTCATCCTGGGATCCCACATCGATGGCGATTATGTGAGCAGCACCCAAGTTGTGCATCACATCGGCTAGATGGTGACCAATGAATTGAAGTGGCCAGCATGCATGTGGTTTTTTAGGTGATCGATGTGGAGGATGTCGTGGATGCAATACAGATTTTCAGTTAGTCGTGGTTATTGGTCTTGCGatattgaaaaattcatttgaCAAAGTGCGTTTACAATTCGAATGTTTCTTAAAAGTGTATACGTATTcgatttgaatatttttcagttgaaaagaaatttcaaaagtgattaaatttacattaaataaatattattccaaTTGTAAACGCATTTGAAAAGTCTTATCCTCCAGCATCTCAGTCCTATTGCCAAGttaatcaatttttatatCCATGTATTTCGTAAATGGGTAATTTcgcgaattcttcagcatTCATTTGGAAGTGGAATGTGTGGCAAATTTGGTTGAAACTGGATGGGGCCTTGGAAGACTGACTGAGAATGCTGGGAGGCAGGCAACTCTGGGAATTCAATTTCCAATACTGGAGCGGACGCAGGGGCGGCGCAGAGCGTTGGAACAGGATCGTGAATCGTGGAACGCCAATGTGGATGGTGGTTCTTTATCTTCTTCTTTTTACCTGGCACGTTGTTCGTGTAGCAGCCATCAAGCAGCAGGTGGCCGTCGCGGTAATCACAAAATGGTGGGAAGACGCCGGCAATCGACATGCTGGCGCGGCAGTACCGCCACAGGTGgcctgttttttgttttttttttaccacaGGTGGGacatagcaacaacaacagcacaatATTGTGGATCGTATTGTTTGTGGATGACACGGACACGTGAGATTGGATTGgtttatttcattgttttgcGTGTGTGATAGAGACAGGTCGTGTTTCAAAgataaagagagagagagaaataGACACACTTTTATCCACGAAATAATGGTTTATTTCAGTGCTATAGCTACATATGAAATTGGGTTTACTTATACGcatacaacaacaaaatggtCTAAGGAAACAATTgggaaataaacaaactaaaaagcAACTCAAAAAATACCaccaaaaaactaaaatatgtAGGTAGaggaaaaaccaaagaaactTTGTGCACTCAATCATAGGTgtgatttgtgtgtgtgatgcgttatatatatgtgtgtgtgtgttcgttgTGTGTAGGTGGGTGGGAATGAGACAGATGGTGCAAACGAATGCGGTTTACCGTTAGAAATGCAGGACACGCAAACGATCGACAGGCAGCACTGGCGTTGCCAGCACGAAAAAACTCTCAAACTTTCAACTTCtagaagaacaagaacaacaaatgtaACAGCATCTCAGGGACTTTTGGGAAAGAGGGTACAGAAACGGAGCGGAGCAAAACGAAAGGAATGGAACGTGAGGAACGCAGGCAAGCATGATCGAACAAGTGGAATTTCCAACACTCTGCGCGCTCTGTGTGCCGAAAAACCCAGCTCTAGATTGGAAATTGAATGTGagaatttctttttttttttttggattaaCGCTCGGGgttaaatatttcgttttttgtttttgttaattcTATTTGCTAGTTGCTAAGTGCTAATTGCTAATTACCTGGCAGATTATTCACATAGCCGCCATCCAGCAAGAGGTGCCCATCTTTAGGATCGCATAACGGCGGCATGTAGCCACTGAGCGACATGGAGGAGCGTACGTAACGCCACAGAGATCCTGGTATTTTAGATCAACGACAGACACATGCCAGCAATGATAAGtcggtgggtgtgtgtgtgtgtgttacaTTTTCaggtgttttgtgtgtgtttgttttttttcgggggAAGGAGAAgagaaaaataagaaagattGAGTGAAAGTTGCTTTGAgatctttgtttttttttttttcttttgatcGAGGATAGAGGGaatatggaaatggaatggagaATATTGGAATGAGGAGCACCAAAGGATTATTGGGTTTTAATGGGCGCAGCGATGCGGGGCGTGGGTTATTTAAAGGGTTGAAATGGGGAGCAACGAGTTTAGCCTCTAGCAAAAAGCACAAGAGCCAATTTCGATTTTTGGCACAAGCtttccaaacaacaacaacagcgacaacaatgagattttaatttgatttgttagGTTTCAAGTTCAAACAAAACGGCACATTCGATTTGGCAGCATAACGCCGATAGCTAGTCGATTCCACAGCAGAAAAGAACATTTAGAAAGGTGAAAATGCCTCTACAAAATTGCGCGTCATGGaatgtctctgtgtgtgtgtgtgggtgtgtgtgtgcgtgcgcgtttgcgtgagtgtgtgggtgcgtgCCTGTGTGGGCGTCTCATTGTCTGGGAATTCATTTTTGGGTACACTCAGTTCTAAGGCTACCAAAGGATCAAAAGGATCAGGAACCACAAAACGATACAATAGCAAATCAAAGGGGGGCATAATAAACTAAGAGAGCATTAAAAAGGGGAATAGCCAAAGAAAAGATTAGCGCTgaaagcaaatcaaaacaGGGAGCATATACAATTTATAGGACAATGTATAAAAGCAGTTCAATGGTTCAATGGTTCTTTTTCAACTATTTAAgtaacaaatttcaattttgacaTAATTTCTTTACAAAGATAAACTAGTTCAacattattaaattcaaattgtaaGGTATTCAGAGCCAAATGTAAGTTTTCAATTAAGAGAATTTAAAGATCCCATTAGccgaaaaacacacacactaaaagaaaacaatagaAAGCGACAGATAatgacagagagagagagagcacaTACAAAGCGAGGGagacagagagaaagagaaggcAAACTGGGAGCGCAATTGACTCACCATTGGTGTGAATGCGATGGCAACTGGCGGTGATGTCGGTGGTGAGGGTGAAGTAGGGTATCCACAGGTCCTCGATGCTCACGTCCCCGAAAGTGTCGTGGATCGTCTTG contains:
- the LOC122625056 gene encoding DM7 family protein GG17593, whose protein sequence is MNRRVNNRAKPVTAMLQMQAVHRDETQVVDLKKTSYLPYLFNLVMPKMFYQSPNRIVVARLYLDVHKHDKQAAEYFEGFQTPCFEVPASLFPGAAPLDKIVFLPTVMLPMGFEAGGVFGPGVLPRRSYPIDLMSSVPKDHKGPTPPLFIGLRSLYVKLPSEVESFLDNVGEFPASQDAVVYGMHPYNTLFPKEHPLELMLRPDFTLSMVYNIPAPPSPPSPYPYHHDPVQYNIYTPDLSNVLMLMPHQRNLTVAMLSTVNHPHVPSVALATMGDEEFPKFQLPSDVFPICEGVNRPIFLPKRFLPRGFEAGCVFKPGSLSELWFVNYIGRFGTPQPQHTSSITPPLFVGKYSRGKAGAVNMLKEIQLECERNVCQGAESLEEASLEAVEPKTPYFLVTQGFVVMETEQPTPPRGAYCLESYEEATEKGCIVKVIETTDTQEEDELDPIQVESEVEDRGEDEDEDEDKKKYLSCFNVDSDIDLISEAMADMGTAEMSLVAKEEALPGVDGARALDQLRQVLEDRSEIRSHTDQLMQDHIYRMDRNRMLALRQPIRMCSGCGMLH
- the LOC122625058 gene encoding uncharacterized protein LOC122625058, whose product is MDVATPCRLQQAHQRQRKEWDRIGRRLKLLTGKRSSDLLLHDPLLQPPFAAHPRQRMSGCQQLPMPMVRKQSTQIRRNHPNRSAKCPAPNDPLELLVVGQQLQMHRPPGRRHVQLQDPASSSQPRQQIEEYVYFYPVHYYEMDHWPPHAKQEPSLVVDARFMAELLDELLLNAGNPI